Proteins encoded within one genomic window of Edaphobacter lichenicola:
- a CDS encoding M20 family metallopeptidase: MEAKAILSAVEKQQGWIEDTLRDLVQQESPSEDPQAVNAAAALVERWAQEIGARSKRHKQRQFGDVLELRFSPSRSRQQPVLLLGHLDTVWSLGTLKMMPWRNTAGRLWGPGVLDMKAGVIMALTAINTLKKMGLARPVTLLLNSDEEVGSTISRPITERLARESSAVLVLEPAQGLAYKTARKGVGQYNVQVTGVGAHSGVDFERGHSAVLELAKLVQTISGFTNLDRKLTVNCGVIAGGTRSNVVPSHASAEVDVRIAKASDAAYVDKLFRKLKVSDPHCKLTITGGINRPPMERKPGTIALFKKARTLAAELGFTLEEASTGGGSDGNFTAALGVPTLDGMGAVGDGAHAPHESVIIEHLVPRTALLAAMIASIE, encoded by the coding sequence ATGGAAGCCAAAGCGATCCTCAGCGCAGTAGAGAAGCAACAGGGGTGGATCGAAGACACCCTGCGAGATCTCGTCCAGCAGGAATCTCCAAGTGAAGACCCGCAGGCAGTTAACGCAGCCGCCGCCCTTGTCGAACGATGGGCTCAAGAGATCGGCGCCCGCTCCAAACGCCATAAACAGCGCCAATTCGGCGACGTCCTGGAACTCCGCTTCAGCCCATCGCGCTCCCGGCAACAACCCGTCCTCCTTTTAGGCCACCTCGACACCGTCTGGTCGCTCGGCACACTCAAGATGATGCCGTGGCGCAACACGGCCGGCCGCCTCTGGGGACCCGGCGTTCTGGACATGAAGGCCGGAGTCATAATGGCGTTGACAGCTATAAACACATTGAAAAAAATGGGGTTAGCTCGCCCAGTGACGCTGTTGCTGAACAGTGATGAAGAGGTAGGGAGCACGATCTCGAGGCCGATTACCGAGAGATTGGCGCGAGAATCATCCGCCGTACTTGTCCTTGAGCCGGCCCAGGGACTGGCCTACAAGACCGCCCGCAAAGGAGTAGGCCAATATAATGTGCAGGTTACAGGAGTCGGCGCGCATAGCGGGGTCGACTTCGAGCGCGGCCACTCGGCGGTTCTCGAACTCGCAAAGCTGGTCCAAACCATCTCCGGATTCACGAATCTCGACCGCAAACTCACGGTAAATTGTGGTGTGATCGCTGGTGGAACACGGTCCAATGTCGTCCCTTCGCACGCCTCCGCCGAAGTGGACGTCCGCATCGCCAAGGCCAGCGACGCCGCCTACGTCGACAAGCTCTTCCGCAAACTCAAGGTCTCAGATCCCCACTGCAAGCTCACAATCACCGGCGGCATCAACCGTCCTCCGATGGAACGCAAGCCGGGAACGATTGCGCTCTTCAAAAAAGCCCGGACCCTCGCAGCCGAACTTGGCTTCACCCTCGAGGAAGCCTCCACCGGCGGAGGCTCCGACGGCAACTTCACCGCCGCCCTCGGCGTACCAACACTCGACGGCATGGGCGCAGTAGGCGACGGAGCCCATGCCCCGCACGAGTCCGTCATCATCGAACACCTGGTACCGCGAACGGCCCTACTCGCAGCGATGATCGCCAGCATCGAATAA
- a CDS encoding NIPSNAP family protein: MTASLATSALALANQGLAQTSSGKPREYYEIRRYHLQTGPQIRLTDSYLSDALIPALNRLGIAPVGAFHLDIGPETPTLYLLLPCAKLEALVSAELQLVHDEQFMKAAEPFWSAPATAPAFQRIESSLHIAFEGWPKLTPPAATAERGKRIFQLRTYESPSNQDHIRKVEMFHRGEFDIFQRAGFSQVFYSDTLIGPRMPNLTYMLSFSDLTDLNGKWDKFRTDPEWIKLKGSPRYNFEEIVSNISNLILSPTAYSQI; this comes from the coding sequence TTGACCGCATCACTTGCAACCTCGGCGCTCGCACTCGCGAATCAGGGGTTGGCTCAGACCTCATCCGGCAAGCCGCGCGAATACTATGAGATTCGCAGATATCACCTGCAGACCGGACCGCAGATTAGGCTCACTGACAGTTACCTATCGGACGCGTTGATCCCCGCGTTGAATCGACTGGGCATTGCGCCGGTGGGGGCCTTCCATCTGGACATTGGACCGGAGACGCCGACGCTTTATCTTCTTCTGCCGTGCGCAAAGTTGGAGGCGCTTGTCTCTGCGGAACTGCAGCTCGTGCACGATGAGCAGTTCATGAAAGCCGCCGAGCCTTTCTGGAGTGCGCCTGCGACGGCTCCTGCCTTTCAGCGGATCGAGAGCTCACTTCATATTGCGTTTGAAGGCTGGCCGAAGTTGACTCCTCCGGCTGCAACAGCAGAGCGCGGCAAAAGGATCTTTCAGCTTCGCACCTACGAAAGCCCCAGCAATCAAGACCATATTCGCAAGGTCGAGATGTTTCACCGCGGGGAGTTCGACATCTTTCAACGTGCAGGATTCAGCCAGGTCTTCTATAGCGATACGTTGATCGGTCCGCGTATGCCGAACCTTACCTACATGCTGAGCTTCTCGGATCTGACGGACCTCAATGGCAAATGGGACAAGTTCCGCACCGATCCTGAGTGGATCAAGTTGAAGGGTTCGCCACGTTACAACTTTGAGGAGATCGTGAGTAACATTTCGAATCTGATATTGAGCCCAACGGCTTACTCGCAGATCTAA
- a CDS encoding phosphatase PAP2 family protein has translation MTRKTPLFRASISAAIFLALALSTSSCSKDIPSSEALPTVTPANTDANAGSWKMIVLSGPTQIPVVAPAPVSDPGYQSELASIKTAQANLTDAQKTAITYWSSGGVLRWNQIMREIAARSDLPPSPNPDGSYPVPSPANPFANPQYPFSNPPYAARAYSYVSVAQYEALKAAWYYKYLYNRPSPFKADTSIKALLPASDIPSYPSEDAVEAGVNIALLTLLFPTSVDEINAKAAEQQQVALISGRASPSDIAAGVALGKAVAAVFAARAASDGMKAAGGSPAIWQSLADNATARGEIPWISQDGPPRPPMLPVFGKVKAWMMTPNDIVNERPGPPPSTSSTQMQTETAEVKSIVNSLTRDQQATVYKWADGVSTVTPPGHWDAIAEPYVSAASFSEVRASRVFALLNMALHDAAVACWDAKYFYFNPRPSQLDPSIKTQTGLPNFPSYVSGHSDFSAAGSDVLSYLFPDGATYFQTQMKEAAMSRLYAGIHYRSDIEVGMDHGKRIGDYTVRFAKTDGAN, from the coding sequence ATGACAAGGAAAACGCCTCTCTTCCGCGCATCGATCTCAGCCGCAATCTTCCTTGCCCTGGCCCTGAGCACCTCCAGCTGCAGCAAGGACATCCCCTCCTCCGAGGCCTTGCCCACAGTCACTCCAGCGAACACCGACGCCAACGCCGGATCCTGGAAGATGATCGTTCTCTCAGGCCCCACGCAGATCCCTGTAGTCGCACCGGCCCCTGTCAGCGACCCCGGCTATCAGTCCGAGTTGGCATCCATCAAGACCGCCCAGGCCAACCTGACCGATGCGCAAAAAACCGCCATCACCTATTGGAGCAGCGGCGGCGTCCTGCGTTGGAATCAGATCATGCGCGAGATTGCAGCGCGCTCCGATCTGCCGCCCTCGCCAAATCCGGACGGAAGCTATCCCGTTCCAAGTCCCGCAAATCCATTCGCGAATCCGCAATATCCGTTTAGTAACCCTCCCTATGCGGCACGTGCCTACAGTTACGTCTCCGTCGCGCAGTATGAGGCTCTCAAGGCCGCGTGGTACTACAAGTATCTCTACAACCGCCCCTCCCCCTTCAAAGCGGACACCAGCATCAAGGCGCTGCTGCCGGCCAGCGACATTCCCTCCTACCCCTCCGAGGATGCCGTCGAAGCAGGAGTCAACATTGCTCTGCTCACCCTCCTCTTTCCCACCTCGGTCGATGAGATCAACGCCAAGGCAGCCGAGCAGCAACAGGTCGCCCTCATCTCCGGCAGAGCCTCCCCCAGTGACATCGCCGCCGGAGTCGCCCTGGGCAAAGCCGTCGCCGCCGTCTTCGCTGCCCGCGCCGCCTCGGACGGAATGAAGGCAGCCGGCGGCTCCCCTGCAATCTGGCAGTCCCTGGCCGACAACGCAACCGCGCGCGGAGAGATCCCCTGGATCAGCCAGGATGGTCCACCTCGCCCGCCCATGCTGCCCGTCTTCGGCAAGGTCAAGGCGTGGATGATGACTCCAAACGACATCGTGAACGAGCGGCCGGGGCCGCCCCCCTCCACGTCATCCACTCAAATGCAGACCGAGACCGCCGAAGTAAAAAGCATCGTCAACAGTCTCACCCGCGACCAGCAGGCCACCGTATACAAATGGGCCGATGGAGTCAGCACCGTAACTCCTCCCGGCCACTGGGACGCCATCGCCGAGCCGTACGTCAGCGCTGCCAGCTTCAGCGAGGTGCGCGCCTCACGCGTCTTCGCGCTGCTCAATATGGCCCTTCATGACGCAGCCGTTGCCTGTTGGGATGCGAAGTACTTCTACTTCAACCCCCGACCCTCGCAACTCGATCCCTCGATCAAGACCCAGACCGGACTTCCAAACTTCCCATCCTACGTCTCGGGGCACTCAGACTTCTCCGCCGCAGGCTCCGATGTCCTGTCGTATCTCTTCCCCGACGGCGCAACCTACTTTCAAACCCAGATGAAAGAAGCCGCCATGTCCAGGCTCTACGCGGGCATCCACTATCGTTCAGATATCGAAGTTGGAATGGATCATGGCAAGAGAATCGGAGACTACACGGTCAGGTTCGCAAAGACAGACGGAGCAAACTAA
- a CDS encoding Maf family protein yields MLILASASPRRHELLTQAGLTFTAEAADLNEDLLPNEAAAAYVQRLAEEKAQAVWNAHRASDTAENPLVVLGADTCVVVEGQILGKPTDSADARRMLELLSGRTHAVLTGIAAITAKKTVRDLDITQVTFNVITDSEIGRYIASGEPLDKAGAYAIQGYAARWIPRIEGCYFNVVGLPIARTITLLAQAESDTPAVEKG; encoded by the coding sequence ATGCTTATCCTTGCCTCTGCCTCGCCACGTCGCCACGAACTTCTCACACAGGCGGGTCTTACGTTTACTGCCGAGGCTGCCGACCTCAACGAAGATCTGTTGCCGAACGAAGCTGCTGCCGCTTATGTTCAGCGGCTTGCGGAAGAGAAGGCGCAGGCTGTGTGGAACGCTCATAGAGCTTCGGACACGGCTGAGAATCCGCTGGTTGTTCTTGGCGCGGATACCTGTGTCGTTGTCGAGGGACAGATTCTGGGCAAGCCGACAGACAGCGCCGATGCACGCCGGATGCTTGAACTTTTGAGCGGGCGCACTCATGCGGTGCTGACGGGTATTGCTGCCATCACGGCGAAGAAGACGGTTCGGGATCTCGACATTACCCAGGTGACCTTCAACGTCATCACGGACTCAGAGATCGGGCGGTATATTGCCAGCGGCGAGCCTCTCGATAAGGCGGGGGCCTACGCGATTCAGGGCTACGCGGCACGGTGGATACCGCGCATCGAGGGTTGCTACTTCAACGTGGTGGGCCTGCCGATCGCTCGCACGATCACTCTTCTGGCTCAGGCCGAATCGGATACGCCTGCGGTGGAGAAGGGTTAG
- a CDS encoding nucleoside hydrolase — MVLIDQDGSGPGGSNQMAMMVLLQSPQAEVLGITMVSGNAWEPEEVQHTLRMLELIHRPDVPVVPGAIFPLVRTEEESKIQQQLYGTFPWYGAWGDLTATTSRQPYHGPYVVPKMEEGEPALKPLAEDAAHFLIRQVHAHPHQVTIYAAGPLTNIALSISIDPHFAELTQGIVIMGGSLSPQTGDPEFSNNPRHEFNFWFDPEAAHITLRAHWPRIDLTTVDISIKTAFTKAMLEEIARSPNPAAKYLAAHTGEFYYLWDELAAAAWLDPAIITKEKKLYVDVDLTRGSFYGDTLSWTAANKPQLDVQLVHVQTDLDLPRFNKLFLKLMKGPPQSGSLVTQTGSPVK; from the coding sequence ATGGTCTTGATCGATCAGGACGGCTCGGGCCCTGGTGGCTCCAACCAGATGGCGATGATGGTGCTGCTGCAGTCGCCGCAGGCCGAGGTGCTGGGCATCACGATGGTGAGCGGAAATGCGTGGGAGCCGGAGGAGGTGCAGCACACGCTGCGTATGCTCGAACTCATCCATCGCCCCGATGTCCCTGTTGTGCCGGGAGCGATCTTTCCGCTGGTCCGCACCGAGGAGGAGTCGAAGATTCAGCAACAGCTTTATGGGACGTTCCCTTGGTATGGGGCGTGGGGCGATCTGACCGCGACGACGAGTCGTCAGCCTTACCATGGGCCTTACGTTGTTCCAAAGATGGAGGAGGGCGAGCCTGCGCTGAAGCCGCTGGCGGAGGACGCAGCGCACTTTCTCATTCGTCAGGTTCATGCGCATCCGCATCAGGTTACGATCTACGCCGCTGGCCCACTCACGAATATTGCGCTTTCGATCTCGATCGATCCGCACTTCGCCGAACTCACGCAGGGCATCGTGATTATGGGCGGCAGCCTGAGTCCGCAGACTGGCGATCCCGAGTTTTCCAACAATCCCCGGCACGAGTTCAACTTCTGGTTTGATCCCGAGGCCGCCCACATCACGCTTCGCGCGCACTGGCCGCGCATCGACTTGACGACGGTTGATATCTCCATAAAGACAGCATTCACCAAGGCGATGCTGGAAGAGATCGCTCGTTCGCCCAATCCTGCTGCGAAGTATCTGGCGGCCCACACAGGCGAGTTTTACTACTTGTGGGACGAGCTTGCGGCCGCAGCGTGGCTCGATCCCGCGATCATCACCAAAGAGAAGAAGCTGTACGTTGATGTGGACTTGACTCGAGGCTCGTTCTACGGAGACACGCTTTCGTGGACTGCGGCCAACAAGCCTCAACTCGATGTGCAGCTTGTTCACGTCCAGACAGATCTCGATCTGCCGCGATTTAACAAGCTCTTCCTCAAGCTGATGAAGGGGCCGCCTCAGTCTGGCTCTCTGGTGACTCAGACTGGCTCTCCGGTGAAGTGA
- the folK gene encoding 2-amino-4-hydroxy-6-hydroxymethyldihydropteridine diphosphokinase has translation MAAIALGSNLESKFGDREANLEEAVRLIRPLGEVTGVSSFYDTEPVGFLEQPRFLNAALLLETELGPVTLLRELLVVERTMGRERVGAVAKGPRVIDLDLLLYVDAMGRDVVMSTEELVLPHPEMQGRRFVLEPLAEIAPGMVNPVLGLAVMEMLHTLRA, from the coding sequence GTGGCGGCGATCGCTCTGGGGTCGAACCTGGAATCAAAGTTCGGGGATCGTGAGGCGAATCTGGAGGAGGCGGTGCGGTTGATTCGGCCGCTGGGTGAGGTGACGGGGGTCTCGTCGTTTTACGATACGGAGCCGGTTGGGTTTCTGGAGCAGCCTAGATTTCTGAATGCTGCCCTGCTGCTCGAGACGGAGTTGGGGCCGGTGACCTTGCTGCGGGAGCTGCTTGTGGTGGAGCGGACGATGGGGCGGGAGCGGGTTGGGGCTGTTGCGAAGGGGCCGCGGGTGATTGACCTTGATCTGTTGCTGTATGTGGATGCGATGGGGCGCGATGTGGTGATGTCGACCGAGGAGCTGGTGTTGCCGCATCCGGAGATGCAGGGGCGCAGGTTTGTGCTGGAGCCACTGGCGGAGATTGCGCCGGGGATGGTGAATCCGGTGTTGGGGCTTGCGGTGATGGAGATGCTGCACACGCTTCGAGCGTAG
- a CDS encoding D-hexose-6-phosphate mutarotase: MDIKQLNEHFGLPGVLAFHATEGGLVRADITAPHATATVYLQGAHLTAWQPAGHQPAIFTSRKTDFAPGKAIRGGVPIAFPWFAARHDGKTGPSHGFARIQDWTLAFAALAGDDLHLTFTLGPNDLSRSLGYDHFRLAYQLTIGRTLTMQLTVANDAATPLVFEEALHTYYAVEDIHEIAIAGLDGVSYLDKVDNFEKKLQHGDITVTGPTDRVYLDTAGTCTLNDHAGKRRIVVAKTGSTTTVVWNPWEEGAAKLADMDPTEWHEFVAIETVNAAVDAITLAPGATHTMQARISVEELSA, from the coding sequence ATGGATATCAAGCAACTGAACGAGCACTTTGGCCTGCCGGGCGTCCTCGCATTTCACGCAACGGAAGGTGGCCTTGTACGTGCCGACATTACGGCGCCACATGCGACCGCAACCGTCTACCTGCAAGGAGCTCACCTAACGGCGTGGCAGCCGGCGGGACATCAGCCTGCGATCTTTACCAGCCGCAAGACCGATTTCGCCCCAGGCAAGGCGATTCGCGGCGGAGTGCCGATTGCGTTTCCGTGGTTTGCTGCGCGGCATGATGGGAAGACGGGGCCTTCGCATGGCTTCGCTCGGATTCAGGACTGGACGCTCGCGTTTGCTGCGCTGGCCGGAGACGATCTGCACCTTACCTTTACGCTTGGGCCCAACGATCTCAGCCGAAGCCTGGGGTACGATCACTTTCGTCTTGCTTATCAGCTCACCATTGGCCGCACGCTGACGATGCAGCTGACGGTCGCCAACGACGCCGCTACGCCGCTTGTCTTCGAGGAGGCGCTCCATACGTACTACGCCGTGGAGGATATCCACGAGATTGCGATTGCGGGTCTCGATGGGGTCAGCTACCTCGACAAGGTCGATAATTTTGAAAAGAAACTGCAGCACGGCGACATTACGGTCACGGGCCCGACGGATCGTGTGTATCTGGACACGGCTGGTACCTGCACGTTGAACGATCATGCGGGCAAGCGCCGCATCGTCGTGGCAAAGACCGGTTCCACCACTACGGTCGTGTGGAATCCCTGGGAAGAGGGAGCGGCAAAGTTGGCTGATATGGACCCAACGGAGTGGCATGAGTTCGTCGCGATTGAGACGGTGAATGCTGCGGTCGATGCGATTACTCTCGCTCCAGGCGCTACGCACACCATGCAGGCTCGAATTTCGGTAGAGGAGCTTTCTGCGTAA
- the lpxC gene encoding UDP-3-O-acyl-N-acetylglucosamine deacetylase — translation MALEAHFEQTIRSEIEFSGIGLHSGAPVLMRLVPAPAGSGIVFRRTDLDNFEIAAIGRNVAKVSYATSLMRQSVLISTTEHLLSALIGFGVDNVIVEVDNLEVPILDGSSLPYVQAFHSVGLKQQRRKREYLKILKEVEVRDGSKFIGVYPGSGYRIQYTIDFPQPIGYETFRGDLATGDYVKLIAPARTFGFKEDEAMLRDMGLIRGVSDESAIILSRQGIENGPLRFDDEFVRHKVLDLIGDLALAGRRIQGHVVAERAGHAMHTALVQRLMRDRSAWELAHGYDEVAEPARVMGQLQPATVS, via the coding sequence GTGGCATTGGAAGCTCACTTTGAGCAGACAATTCGTTCGGAGATAGAGTTCAGCGGTATCGGCTTGCATAGCGGGGCGCCTGTACTGATGCGATTGGTCCCGGCGCCGGCTGGATCCGGTATCGTCTTTCGTCGCACAGACTTAGACAACTTCGAGATCGCTGCGATTGGGCGGAACGTCGCCAAAGTGAGCTATGCGACGAGCCTGATGCGGCAGAGCGTTTTGATCTCGACGACGGAACATCTGCTCTCTGCTCTTATCGGCTTTGGCGTGGATAACGTGATCGTCGAGGTGGATAATCTTGAGGTTCCCATCCTGGATGGAAGCTCTCTGCCTTATGTGCAAGCGTTTCATTCTGTGGGGCTTAAGCAGCAGAGGCGAAAGCGCGAATACCTGAAGATTTTAAAAGAGGTGGAGGTGCGGGACGGATCCAAGTTTATCGGGGTCTATCCGGGGTCGGGGTATCGGATTCAGTATACGATCGACTTCCCGCAACCTATTGGATATGAGACGTTTAGGGGTGATCTGGCGACTGGCGATTATGTTAAATTAATTGCCCCGGCGCGTACCTTTGGATTTAAAGAAGATGAGGCTATGTTGCGGGATATGGGGCTGATTCGTGGGGTTTCGGACGAGAGCGCTATTATTCTTTCGCGGCAAGGTATTGAAAATGGGCCACTTCGCTTCGATGATGAGTTTGTGCGGCATAAGGTGCTGGACCTGATTGGGGATCTGGCGCTGGCGGGGCGGAGAATTCAGGGTCATGTGGTGGCAGAGCGTGCTGGGCATGCGATGCATACTGCTCTTGTGCAACGACTTATGCGAGACCGCTCGGCGTGGGAGCTGGCGCATGGGTACGATGAGGTGGCGGAGCCGGCCAGGGTGATGGGCCAGCTGCAACCAGCCACGGTTTCGTGA
- a CDS encoding CADD family putative folate metabolism protein has translation MSAIEFGSAGFWSRFEERVAPFNLLQHPFYQAWSKGELTREDLREYAAEYWHHVSAFPTYLSALHSRLPDGEMRREVLRNLAEEEGVDQATARPHSDLWMDFAAGMGASRSEVEGRAVQPEMTALMTTFRELMQEEKASAAMAALYAYESKVPAIAKTKAEGLAEHYGTQGAAARYFTLHQTADVAHASVWRELIEKQLAGAPEEEEAVLAAGERAAKALWVALDGVERQRLAVN, from the coding sequence ATGTCTGCTATCGAGTTTGGGAGTGCTGGGTTCTGGAGCCGTTTCGAGGAGCGCGTTGCTCCGTTCAACCTGTTGCAGCACCCGTTTTATCAGGCGTGGTCGAAGGGTGAGCTGACGCGTGAGGATCTGCGGGAGTATGCGGCGGAGTACTGGCATCATGTGTCGGCGTTTCCGACTTATTTGAGCGCGCTGCACTCGCGGCTGCCTGATGGGGAGATGCGGCGTGAGGTTCTGCGCAATCTGGCGGAGGAAGAGGGTGTGGATCAGGCGACGGCTCGTCCGCATAGCGATCTTTGGATGGACTTTGCGGCTGGGATGGGTGCGAGTCGCAGCGAGGTGGAGGGGCGCGCGGTGCAGCCGGAGATGACGGCGCTGATGACGACGTTCCGCGAGCTGATGCAGGAGGAGAAGGCTTCGGCTGCGATGGCGGCGCTGTATGCGTATGAGTCGAAGGTGCCTGCGATTGCTAAGACCAAGGCGGAGGGGCTGGCGGAGCACTATGGGACTCAAGGGGCGGCGGCGCGGTACTTTACGCTGCACCAGACGGCTGATGTTGCGCATGCGAGTGTGTGGCGGGAGTTGATTGAGAAGCAGCTTGCCGGTGCTCCTGAGGAGGAAGAGGCGGTGCTGGCGGCTGGGGAGCGGGCGGCAAAGGCGCTTTGGGTTGCTCTGGATGGCGTGGAGCGACAGCGGCTGGCGGTGAACTAA
- a CDS encoding transporter produces MTSNHAPASSGFQNPLPRRPPLLFSRRRSVLAGSSPKPKERKARHTALLPACLTFLCLLCPSLNAQTIDDGIMLARRSLCAGALYTHDSWDSYWQGSLQRVNGNIGTITTQTITMAANYGVTSRLDFIINVPYVWTDASKGVLHGQSGFQDLTLAAKYKLLSIPVGKFGALRAIAVLSGTLPMTNYTPDLQPLSLGANSKTLTGRATLNYLGRRGLYLNGTAAYTFRGNVTLDRSSYYTNGQLYLSNQVAMPNLFNYGTSVGYRKNNVSLLGDFSVQQARGGGDIRPQDMPFVSNRANFSKAGATIKVPVPKVRDLQYWFIYSNTFQGRNVGQANTFTTGLMYTLPFEKRATP; encoded by the coding sequence ATGACTTCGAATCACGCGCCAGCATCATCTGGGTTTCAAAACCCGCTGCCAAGGCGCCCGCCGCTCCTCTTCTCCCGGCGCCGGTCCGTCCTCGCCGGAAGCAGCCCCAAACCCAAAGAGCGGAAAGCCAGACATACCGCTCTCCTTCCTGCTTGTCTCACATTCCTGTGTCTGCTCTGCCCATCGCTTAACGCCCAGACCATCGACGACGGCATCATGCTGGCGAGGCGGTCCCTCTGTGCAGGAGCCCTCTACACGCACGACAGTTGGGACAGCTACTGGCAGGGAAGCCTCCAACGCGTCAACGGAAACATCGGCACCATCACGACGCAAACCATCACCATGGCAGCCAACTACGGCGTGACCAGCCGGCTCGACTTCATCATCAACGTGCCCTACGTTTGGACCGACGCAAGCAAGGGCGTGCTCCACGGCCAGTCGGGATTTCAGGACCTCACCCTCGCCGCAAAGTACAAACTCCTCAGCATCCCCGTCGGCAAGTTCGGCGCGCTGCGAGCGATCGCCGTGCTATCGGGCACCCTTCCCATGACCAACTACACCCCCGACCTTCAACCGCTCTCGCTCGGCGCCAACAGCAAGACCCTTACCGGACGCGCCACCTTGAACTATCTGGGCAGGCGTGGCCTCTATCTCAACGGCACCGCCGCCTACACCTTTCGCGGCAACGTGACGCTCGACCGCTCCAGCTACTACACCAACGGACAGCTCTATCTCAGCAATCAGGTCGCGATGCCCAACCTCTTCAACTACGGCACCAGCGTCGGCTATCGCAAAAACAACGTCTCGCTCTTAGGCGACTTCTCCGTACAGCAAGCCCGCGGAGGCGGAGACATTCGCCCCCAGGACATGCCGTTCGTCTCCAACCGCGCCAACTTCTCTAAAGCGGGCGCTACGATCAAGGTCCCCGTCCCGAAGGTACGAGACCTTCAGTACTGGTTCATCTACTCCAACACCTTTCAAGGCCGCAACGTCGGACAAGCGAACACCTTCACCACCGGCCTCATGTACACCCTTCCCTTCGAAAAGCGAGCCACCCCTTGA